A genomic window from Candidatus Kouleothrix ribensis includes:
- a CDS encoding NAD(P)-binding domain-containing protein, whose translation MAHILVVGSGVVGQATGKGFAKKGHQIGYVDINPHTIATLRAAGLAAMPVTEVDWTAYDVVLLAVPTPSVDGKIVLDYIEAAALDVGRGLASAPQFVSVVVRSTVPPTTTEQRITPILERAAGKRAGHDFGVAMNP comes from the coding sequence ATGGCACACATTCTAGTAGTTGGATCGGGCGTTGTCGGCCAGGCCACCGGCAAAGGCTTTGCGAAAAAAGGCCATCAGATCGGCTATGTCGACATTAACCCGCACACGATCGCCACGTTGCGCGCGGCCGGGCTCGCCGCCATGCCGGTGACCGAGGTGGATTGGACCGCCTACGACGTGGTGCTGCTGGCCGTGCCCACCCCCAGCGTCGATGGCAAGATCGTGCTCGATTACATCGAAGCCGCCGCACTCGATGTCGGCCGTGGCCTGGCCAGCGCCCCCCAGTTTGTCAGCGTGGTCGTGCGCAGCACCGTGCCGCCCACCACCACCGAGCAGCGCATCACCCCCATCCTCGAACGCGCCGCGGGCAAGCGCGCCGGCCACGATTTCGGCGTGGCCATGAACCCCTGA
- a CDS encoding acyl-CoA dehydrogenase family protein, translating into MEHPARTDLRDWLSALPTNFFESAALLQCSLRMYWGDERMTALRPRLSEFGHACATTIDAAARLNDRIGNHPQLDPYTGIGEHTAAVAFHPSYHAAGRAAYESGVLAVQAQPGNILLQGALFYLLCHNGEMGHACPIACTAGLILALQQRADPATRARFLPPLLSDRYDQLQHGAQFLTEVQGGSDVGANTLAAAPVAGQPGVWRLSGEKWFCSNINAHQFLITARPADAPAGTRGLGLFLMPRILDDGRVNGFRIRRLKNKIGTRTMASAEVDFDNALAYQIGPIDEGFKTVVELVLNTSRQLNALACCGLMARALIEARAYATHRHAFGRPIGAYPLVRETLAQMAAEHAAALASSLHLAALVDRMQTGLASPREQAAYRLLVNLNKYATAVAATAVIHHAIEIFGGNGAIEDFSVLPRLYRDAIVLESWEGTHNVLCLQALRDMARYRIHEPFLAELAELAAATRLPALVALRDELAGAIERARGLAERVLALEGRAAEAHARRLADALIAVVQAVYLLHTADWAGDAAPEHQAITELFVRVRLRPCYSPLDDPEYLALTERVASLA; encoded by the coding sequence ATGGAGCATCCCGCACGCACAGATCTGCGCGATTGGTTATCCGCGTTGCCTACCAACTTCTTCGAGTCTGCTGCGCTGCTCCAGTGCAGTCTGCGCATGTACTGGGGCGACGAGCGCATGACTGCCTTGCGCCCGCGCCTGAGTGAGTTCGGCCACGCCTGCGCCACCACGATCGACGCGGCCGCGCGCCTGAACGATCGCATTGGCAACCACCCGCAGCTCGACCCCTACACCGGCATTGGTGAGCACACCGCTGCGGTTGCGTTCCACCCCAGCTACCATGCCGCCGGCCGCGCGGCGTATGAGTCGGGCGTGCTGGCGGTGCAGGCCCAGCCTGGCAACATCCTGCTTCAGGGCGCGCTGTTCTATTTGCTGTGCCACAATGGCGAAATGGGCCACGCCTGCCCGATCGCCTGCACCGCCGGGCTGATCCTGGCGCTCCAGCAGCGCGCCGACCCGGCTACCCGCGCGCGGTTTCTGCCGCCGCTGCTGAGCGACCGCTACGACCAGCTTCAGCACGGTGCGCAGTTTCTGACCGAAGTCCAGGGTGGGTCGGATGTGGGTGCGAACACGCTGGCGGCTGCGCCTGTGGCCGGGCAGCCAGGTGTGTGGCGGCTCAGTGGCGAAAAGTGGTTCTGCTCGAATATCAACGCGCACCAGTTTCTGATCACCGCCCGCCCGGCCGACGCACCGGCCGGCACGCGCGGGCTGGGCCTATTTCTGATGCCACGTATACTCGACGACGGCAGAGTCAACGGTTTCCGCATCCGCCGGCTGAAGAACAAGATCGGCACGCGTACCATGGCCTCGGCCGAGGTAGATTTCGACAATGCGCTGGCCTACCAGATCGGGCCGATCGATGAGGGCTTCAAAACCGTGGTCGAGCTGGTGTTGAACACGTCGCGCCAGCTTAACGCACTGGCCTGCTGCGGACTGATGGCGCGGGCGTTGATCGAGGCGCGCGCCTATGCCACCCACCGCCACGCATTCGGCCGGCCGATCGGCGCCTACCCGCTGGTGCGCGAGACGCTCGCGCAGATGGCGGCCGAGCATGCCGCCGCGTTGGCGTCGAGCCTGCACCTGGCCGCGCTGGTCGATCGGATGCAGACCGGCCTGGCCAGCCCGCGCGAGCAGGCGGCCTACAGGTTGCTCGTGAACCTGAACAAATATGCCACTGCTGTCGCTGCCACTGCGGTAATCCATCACGCGATTGAGATTTTCGGTGGCAATGGGGCGATTGAAGATTTCTCGGTGCTGCCGCGGTTGTATCGTGACGCGATCGTGCTCGAAAGCTGGGAGGGCACGCATAATGTGCTGTGCCTCCAGGCGTTGCGCGACATGGCGCGCTACCGCATCCACGAGCCATTTCTAGCCGAGCTGGCCGAGCTGGCGGCTGCGACGCGGCTCCCGGCGCTGGTGGCCCTGCGCGATGAGCTTGCTGGCGCGATCGAGCGGGCGCGCGGCCTGGCCGAGCGGGTGCTGGCGCTTGAGGGGCGGGCCGCCGAGGCCCACGCGCGCCGCCTGGCCGACGCGCTGATCGCGGTTGTACAGGCGGTGTATTTGCTGCACACAGCCGATTGGGCTGGCGACGCGGCGCCTGAGCACCAGGCGATCACCGAGCTGTTCGTGCGGGTGCGCCTGCGGCCATGCTACAGCCCGCTCGACGACCCGGAATACCTTGCGCTAACTGAACGGGTGGCCAGCCTGGCGTAG
- a CDS encoding right-handed parallel beta-helix repeat-containing protein, translated as MKHACTRTRGLLVALVIALAALLPAGAASTAAAPGDVPVWYDSFNNIIYIGSDYDPTSPYAGWPAHPSAPKLPISIPQVAAALNNPALLADQGGGAWLLRANLVISATARLEATSATIGWLRLDSTPGTRFPSLTSITARGGHLLIQGIRVSSWAGGGVDTNYFDGRSYLLAELGGRMDILDAEVSHLGWSAGEPSGLAWRKTATEGDPTDPNVIKTGATGSIKHSDIHDNYFGQYSYEAYGLAVLNNQFHHNVLYGFDPHDYSTGFEVAYNKVFSNGKHGIIFSRGCTLNTIHDNEVFGNAEHGIMLDRGSNVNQISNNLVYNNRDGVAIFQSKKNLIQNNTLRDNERGVRINATFDQGDLFDGLASENTILNNNIRDNLQYGIYLYERADKNIIQGNTIAGNTGAGVYVKTGGNLIKANTITGNGDGISIVGGDPPTPGGIPASYAPGHKNVIQGNTIENNDDVGIQLQGGVDTLIGLKELAPGPSDANLIRTNGTHGISLDATSAKNTLYGNTIHGNGSDGVAVKGPAGGPAADSRNTITRNSITANGRAGISVDPTANRGIQPPAITSAAGASVVTGTAAPGARVEVYRDANGQGQFFKGAASANGAGAWSFSLPDNNSAEGGVTALQIDQYGNTSALFGTVVGGKAVYEVGAGRNGDLTIFVSGPGAIVTLPDIQQGVAALSDKPLLQNQGGGVWQANASLFFNRGVTLTLGLDTASWLKLRSQPGDIALSAAGVGTYNYKSFATLRTYGGAILIDGVRVTSWDPAANDYDRDISNGRSYVLAKYDARMDIKNADMSYLGSADGESYGVAWRDINDPLAPDVLRTRVTGSVLNSSFSYNYYGIYTFQASTMLFEGNAFHHNIGYGFDPHDFSHHFMVLNNRAFANGNHGFIISRGCNNFVFKGNAAYDNRYTIGDGDRKAHGFMLDPGSPNSRFEQVPSHDNLLEANQAWGNDGYGLRIVGSNTNTVRGNTFTGNLQGITLEQGSTGNSLLNNTIAGSQLYGIYLSGGADGNTINGNTINGSGKHGIYIKTGKNMISNNTVLGNGGAAAGAGIATLRETDLAAARADLQLPGSRRSLADAAPELLAAVAQASAVDGNLITHNRVAHNADAGIELKNANNTLVEANSVDANGASGIYLAAGTSHTSVALNSVSNNQGYGIKANGLDVAANSWTKNLVFGNLSGGIAVTSGANNGIPAPALTRDGTSVTITTLPGTIVELYSDDGGQGQFFEMRVKATDGTLTLKRSWKGGMVNATATDADGNTSSFSFNRSAVPQGQRVYLPVARR; from the coding sequence ATGAAACACGCTTGCACCCGAACGCGCGGCCTGCTGGTTGCGCTCGTGATCGCGCTGGCCGCGCTGCTGCCGGCCGGTGCCGCCAGCACAGCCGCCGCACCCGGCGATGTGCCGGTGTGGTACGACAGCTTCAACAACATCATCTACATCGGCAGCGACTACGACCCGACCAGCCCGTACGCCGGCTGGCCCGCGCACCCGAGCGCGCCCAAGTTGCCGATCAGCATTCCGCAGGTGGCGGCGGCGCTGAACAACCCGGCGCTGCTGGCCGACCAGGGCGGCGGCGCGTGGCTGCTGCGCGCCAACCTGGTGATCAGCGCGACCGCGCGGCTCGAGGCCACCAGCGCCACGATCGGCTGGCTGCGGCTCGATAGCACGCCGGGTACGCGCTTCCCGTCGCTCACCTCGATCACCGCGCGCGGCGGCCACCTGCTGATCCAGGGCATCCGCGTCAGCTCGTGGGCCGGCGGCGGAGTCGACACCAACTACTTCGACGGCCGTAGCTACCTGCTGGCCGAGCTGGGCGGGCGCATGGACATCCTCGACGCCGAGGTGTCGCACCTGGGCTGGAGCGCGGGTGAGCCGAGCGGCCTGGCCTGGCGCAAGACCGCTACAGAAGGCGACCCGACCGACCCGAATGTGATCAAGACCGGCGCGACCGGCAGTATCAAGCACAGCGACATCCACGACAACTACTTCGGCCAGTACTCGTACGAGGCCTACGGCCTAGCGGTGCTGAATAACCAGTTCCACCACAATGTGCTGTACGGCTTCGACCCGCACGACTACTCGACTGGCTTTGAGGTTGCGTACAACAAGGTCTTCAGCAACGGCAAGCACGGCATCATCTTCTCGCGCGGCTGCACGCTCAACACCATCCACGACAACGAGGTGTTTGGCAATGCCGAGCATGGGATCATGCTCGACCGCGGCAGCAACGTGAACCAGATCTCAAACAACCTGGTGTACAACAACCGCGACGGCGTGGCGATCTTTCAATCGAAGAAGAACCTGATCCAGAACAACACCCTGCGCGACAACGAGCGCGGCGTGCGCATCAACGCCACCTTCGACCAGGGCGACCTGTTCGACGGCCTGGCATCCGAAAATACCATCCTGAACAACAACATTCGCGACAACCTGCAGTATGGCATCTACCTGTACGAGCGTGCCGACAAGAATATCATCCAGGGCAACACGATCGCCGGTAACACCGGTGCGGGCGTGTATGTCAAGACTGGCGGGAACCTGATTAAGGCCAACACGATCACTGGCAATGGTGATGGCATCAGCATCGTCGGCGGCGACCCGCCCACGCCGGGTGGCATCCCGGCCTCGTACGCGCCCGGCCACAAGAATGTGATCCAGGGCAACACGATCGAAAATAACGACGACGTCGGCATCCAGCTGCAGGGCGGCGTCGACACGCTGATCGGCTTGAAGGAGCTGGCGCCCGGCCCCTCCGACGCCAACCTGATCCGCACCAACGGCACGCACGGCATCAGCCTCGACGCCACCTCGGCCAAGAACACGCTGTACGGCAATACCATCCACGGCAATGGCTCCGACGGTGTGGCGGTTAAAGGCCCGGCCGGTGGCCCGGCGGCCGATAGCCGCAACACGATCACGCGCAACAGTATCACGGCCAATGGCCGCGCGGGTATCAGCGTCGACCCGACTGCGAATCGCGGCATCCAGCCGCCGGCGATCACCAGCGCCGCAGGCGCGAGCGTCGTCACTGGCACGGCCGCGCCGGGCGCGCGCGTCGAGGTGTACCGCGACGCTAACGGCCAGGGCCAGTTCTTCAAAGGCGCGGCCAGCGCTAATGGCGCTGGCGCCTGGAGCTTCAGCCTGCCCGACAACAACAGCGCCGAGGGCGGCGTCACCGCGTTGCAGATCGACCAGTACGGCAACACCTCGGCGCTGTTCGGCACGGTAGTGGGCGGCAAGGCCGTGTACGAGGTCGGCGCCGGCCGCAATGGCGACTTGACGATCTTTGTCAGCGGGCCGGGCGCGATCGTCACGCTGCCCGACATTCAGCAGGGCGTGGCTGCGCTCAGCGACAAGCCGCTGCTGCAGAACCAGGGCGGCGGCGTGTGGCAGGCCAACGCCAGCCTGTTCTTCAACCGTGGCGTCACACTCACGCTCGGCCTCGACACCGCCTCGTGGCTCAAGCTGCGCAGCCAGCCTGGCGACATCGCGCTGAGCGCGGCCGGCGTAGGCACCTACAACTACAAGAGCTTCGCGACGCTGCGCACGTACGGCGGCGCCATCCTGATCGACGGCGTACGCGTGACCTCGTGGGACCCGGCTGCGAACGATTACGACCGCGACATCAGCAACGGCCGCAGCTATGTGCTGGCCAAGTACGATGCGCGCATGGACATCAAAAACGCCGACATGAGCTACCTCGGCTCGGCCGACGGCGAGAGCTACGGCGTGGCCTGGCGCGACATCAACGACCCGCTGGCGCCCGACGTGCTGCGCACGCGCGTGACCGGCAGCGTGCTGAACAGCAGCTTCAGCTACAACTACTATGGCATCTACACCTTCCAGGCCAGCACAATGCTGTTTGAAGGCAACGCATTCCACCACAACATCGGCTACGGCTTCGACCCGCACGACTTCTCGCACCACTTTATGGTGCTGAACAATCGGGCCTTTGCGAATGGCAACCACGGCTTCATCATCTCGCGCGGCTGCAACAACTTCGTGTTCAAGGGCAACGCCGCCTACGACAACCGCTACACCATCGGCGACGGCGACCGCAAAGCGCACGGGTTTATGCTCGACCCTGGCTCGCCCAACAGCCGCTTCGAGCAGGTGCCCTCGCACGACAACCTGCTCGAGGCCAACCAGGCCTGGGGCAACGACGGCTATGGCCTGCGGATCGTTGGCTCGAATACCAACACCGTGCGCGGCAACACCTTCACCGGCAACCTGCAGGGCATCACGCTCGAGCAGGGCAGCACCGGCAATAGCCTGCTGAACAACACGATCGCCGGCAGCCAGCTCTACGGCATCTACCTAAGCGGTGGCGCCGACGGCAACACGATCAATGGGAATACGATCAACGGCAGCGGCAAGCACGGCATCTACATCAAAACCGGCAAGAACATGATCAGCAATAACACCGTGCTGGGTAATGGTGGCGCGGCCGCCGGCGCCGGGATCGCGACCCTGCGGGAGACCGACCTGGCTGCGGCGCGGGCCGACTTGCAGCTGCCCGGATCGCGCCGCAGCCTGGCCGACGCGGCGCCCGAGTTGCTGGCCGCTGTAGCACAGGCAAGCGCAGTCGACGGCAACCTGATCACCCACAACCGTGTGGCGCATAACGCCGACGCTGGGATCGAGCTCAAGAATGCCAACAACACCCTGGTCGAAGCCAACAGCGTTGATGCGAACGGCGCGAGCGGGATCTACCTAGCCGCAGGCACCAGCCACACGAGCGTCGCGCTCAACAGCGTGAGTAACAACCAGGGCTATGGTATCAAGGCCAACGGCCTTGATGTGGCTGCGAACAGCTGGACCAAGAACCTGGTGTTCGGCAACCTGTCGGGCGGCATCGCCGTGACGAGCGGCGCGAACAACGGCATCCCCGCGCCGGCGCTCACCCGCGATGGCACGAGTGTGACGATCACGACACTGCCCGGCACGATCGTCGAGCTGTACTCCGACGACGGCGGGCAGGGGCAGTTCTTCGAGATGCGCGTGAAGGCTACCGATGGCACACTGACGCTCAAGCGCTCGTGGAAAGGTGGCATGGTCAACGCCACCGCCACCGACGCCGACGGCAACACCTCGAGCTTCAGCTTCAACCGCAGCGCGGTGCCGCAGGGCCAGCGCGTGTACCTGCCGGTCGCGCGCAGATAA
- a CDS encoding tetratricopeptide repeat protein — protein sequence MIAQPATQPALALTRSADQISRRGRAVTVIVFLIALTLLASLFFSIGARRVNNYFVARGDAGYQAGRYSDAVNSYSWAVRFDPTDAHAVLNRGYARQRLNDNAGALPDFTRYIELRPNDPAGYLARGASAARLGQPGAAQADFSTVLASAPQNQRALVGRARAYAALSQWQAAIADYSALLSLQPNAPIYLYERARAYSSSGALAAGLADLGRLLAIEPKNVAALVLRSDLRLRASDASGALADLNRAIEIDPKNGELLGRRGVYYEGHADADRALLDYAEAVELDRSLAWVHTRIGLLQARRGNFAAADASLAQVIALHPSDAAGYRRRAEIRLEARQFDAALADLQAAIERDPRDPAAYLARARVHQASGKATNATADLDLALKLAPANPQIYLERARVFRTLGNTDAALNDLGQALELAPTNAAARAERAALFVQRGQFNAAIADYDALIEQAPADPALYIERGRVFRVIGEIASASADFARATQIDSQSPDGYIELGVLAATQNDAVRARQSFDRALALGANDARVFAARGRVLADQGQTAAGLADLDWALALRPNDGATLLVRGGIYTDRGWYDAAIGDFDRALALDPDNVAVLLARAHARGQQGQIAQALRDADDAAGLKPNDTGVLLARARLHALNDDPARALADINAVLGADRGNTAARVLRARIYSQQSWTSQALADLNTVLEMQPRDATTYRARAELLRQLGDTAGAQADFERARALEPGNTELLVRHAALLESQGQADAALALYGSAIAASDDPQLYLQAGKLRYQLGQHTRALANFQAALERSPGLAAAYQGIGLAQRRLGAIDAAVVAFKHYLQLAPAAPDRVELEQWLQKHAG from the coding sequence ATGATTGCTCAACCAGCCACCCAGCCGGCGCTTGCGCTCACGCGCAGCGCCGACCAAATCTCGCGGCGCGGCCGCGCTGTGACGGTGATCGTGTTTTTGATCGCGCTCACGCTACTAGCTTCGCTGTTCTTCTCGATCGGCGCGCGGCGCGTGAATAATTACTTCGTCGCGCGCGGCGACGCCGGCTACCAGGCCGGGCGTTATTCCGACGCTGTGAACAGCTACAGCTGGGCGGTGCGCTTCGACCCTACCGATGCGCACGCCGTGCTCAACCGCGGCTACGCACGCCAGCGGTTGAATGACAATGCCGGCGCACTACCGGACTTCACGCGCTACATCGAGCTACGGCCGAACGATCCGGCCGGCTACCTGGCCCGCGGTGCCAGCGCAGCCAGGCTTGGCCAGCCCGGCGCGGCCCAGGCCGATTTCAGCACGGTGCTGGCGAGTGCGCCCCAGAACCAGCGCGCGCTGGTGGGGCGCGCCCGCGCATACGCGGCATTGAGCCAGTGGCAGGCGGCAATCGCCGACTATAGCGCACTACTGAGCCTGCAGCCCAACGCCCCGATCTACCTGTACGAGCGCGCGCGCGCCTACAGCAGCAGCGGCGCGCTCGCCGCTGGCCTGGCCGATCTGGGGCGCCTGCTCGCGATCGAGCCGAAGAACGTTGCGGCGCTGGTGCTGCGTAGCGACCTGCGCCTGCGCGCGAGCGACGCAAGCGGCGCGCTGGCCGACCTCAACCGCGCGATCGAGATCGATCCGAAGAATGGCGAGTTGCTCGGCCGGCGCGGCGTATATTACGAAGGGCACGCCGACGCCGACCGCGCGCTGCTCGATTACGCCGAGGCGGTCGAGCTCGACCGCTCGCTCGCCTGGGTACACACGCGTATCGGCCTGCTTCAAGCCCGGCGCGGCAACTTCGCGGCCGCCGACGCCAGCCTGGCCCAGGTGATTGCGCTGCACCCGAGTGACGCAGCCGGCTACCGACGCCGTGCCGAGATTCGGCTGGAGGCACGCCAATTCGATGCTGCGCTGGCCGATCTACAGGCAGCGATCGAGCGCGACCCGCGCGACCCGGCTGCGTACCTGGCCCGCGCGCGCGTACACCAGGCCAGCGGCAAGGCCACCAATGCTACTGCCGATCTCGATCTGGCGCTCAAGCTTGCCCCTGCTAACCCGCAGATCTATCTCGAGCGCGCGCGCGTGTTCCGCACGCTAGGTAATACCGATGCAGCACTGAACGACCTTGGGCAGGCGCTCGAGCTGGCGCCAACCAACGCCGCCGCACGGGCCGAGCGGGCAGCATTGTTTGTGCAGCGCGGCCAGTTCAACGCCGCCATCGCCGACTACGATGCGCTGATCGAGCAGGCACCGGCCGACCCGGCGCTGTATATCGAGCGCGGGCGCGTGTTTCGTGTGATCGGCGAGATCGCCAGCGCCAGCGCCGACTTCGCGCGCGCCACGCAGATCGATAGCCAGTCGCCCGATGGCTACATCGAGCTGGGCGTGCTGGCGGCTACCCAGAACGACGCCGTGCGTGCCCGGCAGAGCTTCGACCGGGCGCTGGCGCTAGGCGCCAACGACGCGCGTGTATTCGCCGCACGTGGGCGCGTGCTGGCCGACCAGGGCCAGACGGCGGCCGGGCTAGCCGACCTCGATTGGGCGCTGGCGCTGCGCCCGAATGATGGCGCAACGCTGCTGGTACGCGGCGGGATCTACACTGATCGCGGCTGGTACGACGCCGCAATTGGCGACTTCGACCGGGCGCTGGCGCTCGACCCCGACAATGTCGCGGTGCTGCTGGCCCGCGCGCACGCGCGTGGCCAGCAAGGCCAGATCGCGCAGGCTCTGCGCGATGCTGATGACGCAGCCGGGCTGAAGCCCAACGATACCGGCGTGCTGCTGGCCCGTGCGCGGCTGCACGCACTGAACGACGACCCGGCGCGCGCCCTGGCCGATATCAACGCTGTGCTGGGTGCCGATCGTGGCAACACGGCTGCGCGCGTGCTACGGGCGCGGATCTACAGCCAGCAGAGCTGGACATCCCAGGCGCTGGCCGATCTGAATACAGTGCTCGAGATGCAGCCGCGCGATGCAACCACCTACCGGGCGCGCGCCGAGCTGCTGCGCCAGCTGGGCGACACCGCTGGTGCCCAGGCCGACTTCGAGCGGGCGCGCGCGCTCGAGCCTGGCAACACCGAGCTGCTGGTGCGCCACGCCGCGCTGCTCGAGTCGCAAGGCCAGGCCGACGCCGCGCTGGCGCTGTATGGCAGTGCGATTGCGGCCAGCGACGACCCGCAGCTATACCTGCAGGCCGGCAAACTGCGCTACCAGCTGGGCCAGCACACCCGCGCGCTTGCAAACTTCCAGGCTGCGCTCGAGCGTAGCCCTGGGCTTGCTGCGGCCTATCAGGGCATTGGCCTGGCCCAGCGCCGGCTTGGCGCGATCGACGCGGCCGTGGTGGCCTTCAAGCACTACCTGCAGCTCGCACCCGCAGCGCCTGATCGCGTCGAGCTTGAGCAGTGGCTGCAGAAGCACGCCGGCTAG
- a CDS encoding glycosyltransferase: MVTTVSALLQLLGHAIWLVPIGALGLFRWAMWLAKRIPALFYRPIENSFTCSATIVTPVYNEDPALFRRALDSWIANAPDRIIAVIDVTDTTCMAIAHTYPQVTVIPIDIPGKRPALAAGVDAADTAIVVLVDSDVIWEPGVLRKLTMPFADPTIGGVGTRQHMYPSDGQRATLWERLADIYLDIRYADEVPATTRWGRAVSCLSGRTAAYRTSLLQQLREPFLHETFNGIACMSGDDKRYTSLILQNGYHTWNQLNACVYSTFNPRFGGFVKQRIRWSRNSFRSDLRALWQGWVWRHPYLALMLIDKTIAPFTLLLGPLVLGLALVLGNWPLALALVVWWHVSRAVKIWPHLRRQPRDWLILPVFIAVTYYMSLVKAYALVTINEHKWLTRAVAMVDGKATRVSEAAQ, translated from the coding sequence ATGGTCACGACTGTATCGGCACTCCTCCAACTCCTCGGGCACGCAATCTGGCTGGTGCCGATCGGCGCGCTTGGGTTGTTTCGCTGGGCGATGTGGCTGGCCAAGCGCATCCCAGCCCTGTTCTACCGCCCGATCGAGAATAGCTTCACCTGCAGCGCCACGATCGTTACCCCGGTCTACAACGAAGACCCGGCCCTGTTCCGCCGCGCGCTCGACTCCTGGATCGCCAACGCCCCCGACCGCATCATCGCCGTGATTGATGTCACCGATACCACCTGTATGGCCATCGCCCACACGTACCCGCAGGTCACGGTCATCCCGATCGACATCCCCGGCAAGCGCCCGGCCCTCGCCGCCGGCGTCGATGCCGCCGATACCGCGATCGTGGTGCTGGTCGATAGCGATGTGATCTGGGAGCCGGGCGTGCTGCGCAAGCTGACCATGCCCTTCGCCGACCCGACCATCGGCGGCGTGGGCACCCGCCAGCATATGTACCCCTCCGACGGCCAGCGCGCCACGCTCTGGGAGCGCCTGGCCGATATCTACCTCGACATCCGCTACGCCGACGAGGTGCCGGCGACCACGCGCTGGGGCCGCGCGGTCAGCTGCCTGTCGGGCCGCACGGCGGCCTACCGCACCAGCCTGCTGCAGCAGCTGCGCGAGCCGTTCCTGCACGAGACCTTCAACGGCATCGCGTGTATGAGCGGTGACGACAAGCGCTACACCTCGTTGATCTTGCAGAACGGCTACCACACCTGGAACCAGCTCAACGCCTGCGTGTACTCGACCTTCAACCCGCGCTTTGGGGGGTTCGTGAAGCAGCGCATCCGCTGGAGCCGCAACAGCTTCCGCAGCGACCTGCGCGCGCTGTGGCAGGGGTGGGTGTGGCGGCATCCATACCTGGCGCTGATGCTGATCGACAAGACGATCGCGCCATTCACGCTGCTGCTGGGGCCGCTGGTGCTGGGGCTGGCGCTGGTGCTGGGCAACTGGCCACTGGCGCTGGCGCTGGTGGTGTGGTGGCACGTGAGCCGGGCGGTGAAGATCTGGCCGCACCTGCGGCGGCAGCCGCGCGACTGGCTGATTCTGCCGGTGTTCATCGCGGTGACGTACTACATGTCGCTGGTGAAGGCGTATGCGCTGGTGACGATCAACGAGCACAAGTGGCTGACCCGCGCGGTGGCCATGGTCGATGGCAAGGCCACCCGCGTGAGCGAGGCCGCGCAATAG
- a CDS encoding phosphotransferase yields the protein MNVDLQIHTNATPHHARWQPEPLARHAAGLGMRAIAATDHNTTAGVAALLAAGAQLGLGVVPGVEIDSGFGGKLWHTLIYGAPPDAPALLALCDAVFARNAADAAALQVELAAHGFGLAGLEALGRPPNVADVGTALARQNSLPGRQAGDDDEAAGMRYILTQLPGGYQPVGVDEVIAVAHQLGGVAVLAHPGRAKGIYAIPASAADIAAMAEAGLDGLEVYYPAHSAEQRAFYRQLAQRHRLLITGGSDSHGPEQPLAQWPAEWCAAFLERMGL from the coding sequence ATGAACGTCGACCTGCAAATTCACACCAACGCCACGCCGCACCACGCGCGCTGGCAGCCCGAGCCGCTGGCCCGCCACGCCGCCGGCCTAGGCATGCGCGCGATTGCGGCGACCGACCACAACACTACTGCCGGTGTCGCGGCGCTGCTGGCGGCCGGCGCCCAACTCGGCCTCGGCGTGGTGCCGGGCGTCGAGATCGACAGCGGCTTTGGTGGCAAGCTCTGGCACACGCTGATCTATGGCGCGCCGCCCGATGCGCCGGCGCTGCTGGCGCTGTGCGACGCGGTGTTCGCGCGCAATGCCGCCGACGCCGCTGCGCTGCAGGTAGAGCTGGCGGCGCACGGCTTCGGGCTGGCCGGGCTCGAGGCGCTGGGCCGCCCGCCGAATGTGGCCGATGTCGGCACGGCGCTGGCGCGCCAGAATAGCCTGCCCGGCCGCCAGGCCGGCGACGACGACGAGGCCGCCGGCATGCGCTACATCCTCACCCAGCTGCCCGGCGGCTACCAGCCGGTCGGCGTCGATGAGGTGATCGCGGTAGCCCACCAGCTGGGCGGCGTGGCCGTGCTGGCGCACCCCGGCCGCGCGAAAGGCATCTACGCTATCCCCGCCAGCGCGGCCGATATCGCGGCCATGGCCGAGGCCGGGCTCGATGGCCTTGAGGTATACTACCCGGCGCATAGCGCTGAGCAGCGCGCGTTCTATCGCCAACTGGCCCAGCGCCACCGCCTGCTCATCACCGGTGGATCCGATTCACACGGGCCTGAGCAGCCGCTGGCACAGTGGCCGGCCGAGTGGTGCGCGGCATTTCTTGAGCGCATGGGCCTGTGA